The genome window CTGCTGTTCCTGCTGCTGCGAGGCGTCCTGTTCGGCGCGTCGATGGCCGCCGTCCCGCCGACCGCACAGGCCGCCATCGCCGATGTCACCACCGCCGGTGACGGAACGGTGGACACCGACGCCAGGGTGAAGGGCATGTCACGCCTCGGGGCGACACAGGGCGTCGGCCAGGTCCTCGGCTCCGCACTCGGCGGTCTGCTGGCGGTGTTCGGGCTGATGGTCCCGCTGGTCGCTGTACCTCTCCTGCTCGTGATGGCTGTGGTGCTTGTCCGCACCCGGCTGCGTCCCCAACCGACGACGGAACTGGTGAAGCGGCCGCGCTCCGTGAGCCCTGGCGACCGACGCGTCCTTCCGTTCCTGCTCTGCTGCTTCGGCATGTATCTGGCACTCGGGTTCATCCAGATCATCGTCGGCTTCCTCGTCCAGGACCGGCTCGACGTCACCGACGACACCGCCGGACTGCTCACCGGACTCGCCCTGCTCACCGCCGGGGCTGGTGTGGTGACCGCACAGGTGGTCATCGTGCCGCGTAGTGGATGGGGGCCAGGAACGCTGCTCCGTGTCGGAGCGGCCGCCGCCACCGTCGGCTTCCTCCTGCTCATCCCCGCCCCGTCATCGACCACGCCCACCGCGGCACTGCTCTACATCGGGGTGGGGGTGGTGGCACTCGGGATGGGTACGGCGACACCGGGTTTCACCGCCGGGGCAAGCCTCCAGGTCACCGTGGAGGAGCAGGGTGGCGTGGCCGGACTGTTGACCGCCGCGATGGGACTGACCATGGTCGTCGCCCCGACCGCCGGCACGCTGCTGTACGGCGCGGGTGAGGTGTACCCGGTGGTGGCCGGGGCCGTCGTCACCGCATGCGTCGCCGTGGGAACCCTGTGCAGTCCCCGACTGCGACGGTCCACCCCGGTCGTCCCGGTCGCTCCGAGGTCTACTCCGGCAGCCGAAGATCCGGCTTGTCGAGTTCCTCGATGTTGACGTCCTTGTAGGTGATCACGCGGACGTAGCGGACGAACCGCGCCGGCCGGTACATGTCCCACACCCAGGCGTCCGACATCCGCACCTCGTAGTAAACCTCTCCCCCGGTCTCCCGCGGGATCAACTCCACCGCATTGGCGAGGTAAAAGCGCCGCTCCGTCTCGACAACGTAGCTGAACTGGCTGACCACGTCACGGTACTCGCGGTACATGGACAGCTCGACGTTGGCTTCGTAGTCCTCAAGATCCTCGGCACTCACGGTGTACGGATCACCCCTTCTGCTGTGTCTGCTGCTGTGTCTGCTGCGCTGCATGGAGCCACCGCGCATGTGCGGCGGCGACGTTGGAGTAAGTGTAACGGTGCTCCGGCGTCCCACCGAGGAGGCACACCGACTCCATGTGCGCGGCCGTTCCATAGCCCTTGTGCCCGGCCAACCCGTACCCAGGGAATCGCCCGTCGAGCTCCACCATCAGCCGGTCCCGGCTGACCTTGGCGAGCACGCTGGCCGCCGAAATACACCGGCAGATGAGGTCCCCTTTGACCACCGGAAGGTGCGGCGCGGTGAACCCGTCGACCTTCATCGCGTCGGTAAGGATGTACCCGGGACGCACCTCGAGCCTGGCCACCGCCCGACGCATCCCACCGAGATTGGCGTGCTGGATGCCCCAGGTGTCCACGTAGGACGCCGGGATATGCACCACGGAACAGTCCACCGCAACGTCCCGGATGACGTCGAACAGCGCGTCCCGACGCTTCGGGGTGAGCTTCTTCGAATCGGTCAGACCATCAAGTTCGGGCAGCGGCCCGGGCGGGAGGACGCAGGCGGCGACCGTCACCGGACCGCAACAGGCCCCACGGCCGGCCTCGTCCACACCCACAACCGGTCCGAGACCTGCCTTGTGCGCCGCCCATTCCAGGGTGCGACCCTCCGGCATGGAGCGCACCGGACGCGCATCCTGCGTCGTCGTCATCTCCGGCCCACCCCTGTGCTCACTTCTGGATGTCGGGGTCGTCCACGCCGCCGATCCTGCTCAGCGGCCACACCTTCGCCTCCACCTTGCCCACGACATTGTCCACCGGAACCGTCCCCTGCAGCTCATCGCCGAGGTGGTAGCGGGAATCCCCGGAGTTGGTGCGGTTGTCACCCATCACCCAGAGACTGTCGTCCGGGACGGTGACCGGGCCGAAGTAGGCACCACCGCAGGCGTCCGAGCCGGTGACCGGATCGACCGGGTAGACCGCCGGATCCTGGATGTAGGAACTGTCGACCTCCCGCCCGTCCACCATGATGCCGGGATCCCCCTCCAGGCACTGCACGGTCTGACCACCGGTGGCGATCACCCGCTTGACCAGTGTGTTCTCATCCGGCGCGAGAATCCCGATGTAGGACAGGGCGGTCTGGATACCGCGCGTGATGCTGTTGTCGGAACGCTGGGAGACATAGGAGTCGTTCCAGGAGTCGGGTCCGACGAAGACGACGACATCGCCGGGTTCGGGGCTGCGTCCGAACTCGTAGGCCAGCTTGTTGACGAAAATGCGGTCGCCGGTACACCCCTCACAGCCGTGCAAGGTGGGCTCCATGGACTCCGAGGGAATCTGGTAGAGCCTGCCGACGAAGGTGTTGAACAGGGCCAGCAGGGCCAGGGCGACGACGAGGATGATCGGGAACTCGACCCACCAGGGGTATGTCTTCTTCTTCCCGCGGCGCTCCTCGTCCGCCCGACGCCGGGCAGCGACCTTCTCCCGCTCCGTCAGGGGTCTGTAGGGCTCACCGGACGGTCCGGGCAGGGCATTGCTGGCGTGGGTCACGAAGCCAGAGGATACCAGCAGGTCCTGTCAACCCCGGTAAGCCCTCGCCCCGGGTCGAGAGCGGTCGATCCTGACGCTTTCGGGGATCAGCGACGGAGAACACGGAGTAGTCGACGCGGCAGGACCCGACACCCGACAACGAAAACCCCGGCCGGGGCGCCCACTCCTGAGAAAGGAGGAACGACCGGACCGGGGTGGTCGGAGAAGCGCGGAAGAACCGCGGAGAGCCTAGCGGCGCTCCTTGATCTTCGCCTTCTTGCCGCGCAGTTCGCGCAGGTAGTACAGCTTGGCGCGACGCACCTTACCGCGGGTGAGAACGTCGATGTGGTCGATGTTCGGGGAGTGGACCGGGAAGGTACGCTCCACACCGATACCGAAGGAGACCTTACGGACGGTGAAGGTCTCGCGGATGCCGGAGTTCTGACGACGGATGACCACGCCGCGGAACACCTGGATACGGCTCTTGGAGCCCTCGATGACCTTGACGTGGACGTCGAGGGTGTCGCCGGGGCGGAAGTCCGGGACGTCGGACCGCAGCTGGGCGGCATCGACCTTGTCGAGAATGTGCATTGTGCACTCCTAAAGTTCTTGTCGATCGGACAGAGGACCCACGACGACCGAGGGAAAACCATCGGAGACCGGCGCGTTCGTGCCCATACCATTGAATTGTCGTTCCCGGTCCCGGACGCGCGACAGCGGTCGCGGGACACGCAACCGTTCAAGTATGCCAGCGCACAGACGCCGCGGACAAATCCCGGGTGCTGACCGGCGCTACTGGCCAGCGCTACTGCCCGAAGCCGGCCCGGCGCAGAGCATCGGCCATTGAACCTGCCTGGCCACCACGCTGCCCCTCACGCTGACCATGCGGCTGCTGCTTCCGCCGGGGTCGGCCATTCTGTCCGCCACCCTGCGGTCGACCCTGACGCTGTCCGCCGTCGCGCCCACCGTCACGCCCACTGTCGCGCCCACCACGGTCCCCCCGAGTCACCGGGGCACCGGGCTCGTCGGTGAGGCGCAGCGACAGACCGATGCGCGACCGCTCCACATCGACCTCCATGACCTTGACCTTCACGACCTGTCCGGAACGGACCACCTCATGGGGGTCCTTCACGAACTTGTCGGACATCGCCGAGACATGCACCAGTCCATCCTGGTGCACTCCCACGTCGATGAAGGCACCGAAGGCGGCGACATTAGTCACCGTGCCCTCCAGCACCATCCCCGGGGCAAGGTCGGAGATCTTCTCGATCCCCTCCTTCAGTTCAGCGGTCCGGAACTCCGGGCGCGGGTCACGGCCCGGCTTGTCCAGCTCCGCGAGCACGTCAGTGACCGTGGGCACTCCGAAGGTGTCGTCGGCGAAATCTGCGGGACGTAGGGACGCCAGCACCCGGGTGTTGCCCACCAGGTCGGCCACCGCCACCCCGGTCGCCCCGGTGATCTTCCGGACCAGCGGGTAGGCCTCCGGGTGCACGGCCGAGGCGTCCAAGGGATCGGCGGCACCGTGGATCCGCAGGAATCCGGCACACTGCTCGAACGCCTTCGGACCCAACCGCGGCACGTCCTTGAGCTGACGGCGCGAGGTGAACGCACCGTTGGCTTCCCGGTGGTGGACGATATTCTCCGCCAGCGTCGCGGTGATTCCGGCAACCCGGCGCAGCAGGGGTGCGGAGGCGGTGTTGACGTCCACTCCGACGGAGTTCACCGCGTCCTCCACGACCGAATCCAGGCTGTCGGCGAGCATGACCTGGTTGACGTCGTGCTGGTACTGCCCGACGCCGATGGACTTCGGGTCGATCTTCACCAGCTCGGCCAACGGATCCTGCAGACGTCGGGCGATGGACACCGCCCCGCGCAGTGCGACATCCATGTCCGGGAACTCCTCGGCGGCCAGCTCGGAGGCGGAATACACCGACGCGCCGGCCTCGGAGACGACCACGGGGGTCGGTCGGCTGCCGGTCGCCGCCGAGACCTTGTCCGCGATCTCCCGGGCAAGCTTCTCCGTTTCCCGGGACGCGGTGCCGTTGCCGACCGCCATGAGGTCCACGTTGTGGGTGGCACACAACCGGGCAAGCACGTCGACGGATTCACTCCACCGGTTACGGGGCTGATGCGGGTAGATCACGACCGTGTCCAGCACCTTGCCGGTCGGATCGACCACGGCACATTTCACCCCGTGGGCGTAGCCGGGGTCCAGGCCGAGCGTGGCGCGCTGACCGGCCGGAGCGGCGAGCAGCAGGTCGCGCAGATTGCGGGCGAAAACGTCCACGGCGCCGGCGTCCGCCTTCTCCTTGAGCCGGGTGCGCACATCCACACCTGAGGAGACCTGCAGCTTCGTCCGCCATCCGAAGCGGACGCACTCGGCACGGAACCGGTCGGCGGCGTCCCCCTTCGGTTCCAGACCCCGGGCCATGGCGATCATGCCCTGGTAAATCTCGTCGTCACCGGGGTCGAGGGTCAGCTGAAGGACCCCTTCGCCCTCCCCACGCAGCAGGGCCAGGATGCGGTGCGACGGCAGCTCGGTGAACGACTCGGAGAAGTCGAAGTAGTCGCGGAACTTCTGCGCGTCCGCGGATGCCTCCTTACCCGCCACCACACCGGCGGTCATCGACCCCGTGGCGTAGAACCGTTCCCGGACCTCACCGACCAGGTCGGCGTCGGTGGCAATCTCCTCCAGCACGATAGAACGGGCCCCGGTGAGCACCGCCTTGGCGTCGTCGAACCCCTCCGTGATGTAGGACGCCGCCAGCTCCGCCGGGTCGGTGTGGCAGTCGCCGAGCAGTGCCTCGACGAGAGGTTCCAGACCTGCCTCACGGGCGATGGTGGCCTTCGTCCGTCGGGTAGACCTGAATGGCAGGTACAGATCCTCCAGCCGGGCCTTGGTCTCGCAGCGGAGAATCTGGTCCCGCAGCTCGTCGGTGAGCTTGCCCTGTTCCTCGATCGCGGCGAGCACCGTGGCCTTGCGTGCCTCCAGTTCCCGCAGGTAGGTCAGGCGGGTCTCGAGGGTGCGCAGCTGCGCATCATCGAGACCGCCGGTGACCTCCTTGCGGTACCGGGCGATGAAGGGCACGGTGTTCCCGTCGTCCAGCAGGCCCACGGTCGCGGTGACCTGGGTGACGGCGACACCGAGCTCCGCCGCGATGGTCGCAGCGATCGTCGCCGCGGTGGTCGTCTGTCCGTTGATGTCTCGTACGGTCATTCGGCCCATCGTAGCCGCCGGCTGCGGGTCAGTAGGGAGCGGGACCTGCTGGCCCCACCTCGATCACCTGACCAGCGGCGGCGGCATTCTCCGCCTCATCGGCGGCCGCCGCAGCCTTCTTCTCCGCGTCCTTCGCCGCCTTCTTCGCGGCCCGCTCCGCCCGTCGCCTTGCCCGGCGGTCGGCGTCCTCCCGGGCTTTCACCGCAGCCTCCTCCCGTCGCCGATCGGCCTCCTCCGCCCAGTCCAGGGACTCATCCCGCAGCCGAGCGAGTTCCTCCACCGCGTCGGTGGCGGCCCGGTCGACGACATCCCGCAACCGGTGGACGGACACCGACGGGGCGGGGACGACGGTCCGTGAACCGTCCCTGGTCGACATCCGCTGCGGGATACTCTGCAGCCAGTCCATCACCTCCCGTTCCACCACCTGGTCGATATGCGAACACCGCCCGTTCTCCGGTTCCGGGAGCCGGAACGCGGGTTCACCGTAGTTGTATCCCGACCAGTCGTCGTTGTAGTCACCGTCAGCGGACCAGTCCGGTGGCGGCTCCCCCGCCGCGAGAGCTTCCGCACGCAGCAGCTCCCGCCTCGCCCGCTCCGCCGCCCGGTCCTCCCGCCGGATGATCTGGTCATCAATCTCCTGACGCACCCCCGCATGCCGGTCCAGTCTGCGCCACAGCGTGTCGAAGTGGTCGATGGTCATCCGCCCGTCCGCCAGCGCCGCGGAGAACAGGACCGGCATGCGCCAGGACATCTCCCCGGTGTGCCGGAACCGCGCGACGTACGCGGTACCCCGTCCGCGTACCGCCTGTTCCAACGCCTGACGTTCCACCGACGGACGGCCGCCGACGTAGGCGTCCGCCATGCGCAGTTCCGCGCGGTTGAGCGGGTAGACGGTGATCTCTTCGATGGTCGGATGATCGACCGTGTCCGTGTACAACATGAGTGCCCCTCCCCGTCCCCGCCGGGCTCTCCGGCGCCGGACGTGGCCCATGACCTTAGTGTGCTGTCCGGACCACTTCCCCTCCCCGCACGGCAAAAGCCCAGGAGCCGGTGGACAACCCGACCCCTGTGGACAGACTATTTCTCCGGGACCGTCGCCGGATCCGACCAGGCGTCCGACCCCTCCAGGGCCGCCAGGGTCCGGCGGTCGGCCTTGTCCAGCAGCCCGGCGTCCGCGGCGTCCTCGACAAGACCGGGACGCACACTCAGGGTGCGGTGCAGGGACTGGTCACGGCGCCACCGGGCAACCTTCGCATGGTTACCGGAGGTGAGCACCTCAGGCACCTCCAGGTCGCGCCACACCCGCGGCTTGGTGTAGCTCGGGCCCTCCAAGAGTCCGTCCTGGAAGGAATCCTCCTGGTGGCTGGCCCGGTTGCCGAGGACACCGGGAATCAGCCGGACCACGGCTTCAGCGATGACGAGGACCGCCACTTCCCCGCCGATCAGGACGTAGTCCCCGAGAGACACCTCCTCGACCCGGTAACGCTGCTGCGCATCGGTGAAGACCCGCTGGTCGATCCCCTCGTACCGGCCACAGGCGAAGACCAGGCGCTCCTCCTGCGACCAGCGCTGCGCCATGTCCTGGGTGAACGGACGCCCCGCCGGGGTGGGGACGATGAGGACGGGGCGGGTATCCGGATCCTCCACCGGGGCGGCGTCCACGGTGGTCTCCTTGCCCGCGCGCAGTCCACCACGGACATGGGGCGACGCCGATTCCAGCAGTGCATCCTGACCGGCCGGCCCGGCCAGCGCGGCGACATCGTCGAGAGCTGGCCCCCACACCTCAGGCTTCATGACCATTCCGGGGCCGCCGCCGAAGGGGGTGTCGTCAACGGCCTTGTGCACATCATGGGTCCAGGACCTGAGGTCGTGGACACCCACCGAAAGAATCCCCCGCTCGATGGCCCGCCCCAGCAACGCATGCCGCAACGGGTCAAGGTACTCCGGGAAAATGGTCACGACGTCGATGCGCATTGCACCGATCTTAGCGACCACTCAGGCCAGGTCGAGCAGACCCTCCGGCGGGGTGACGACCAGTGCACCGTTGTCGAGGTCCACGATCGGCACAATCGCGTGACGGAAGGGGATGAGGATCGTCGACCCGGCCGTGGGCAGGTCCGCGTCGGCATCCACCGTGACCTCCAGCAGTGTGCCCGCCGGACCGTGGGTCACCCCGGTGACCTCACCGATGTCCACCGGCTCCGGCTCGGCACCCTCATAGGCACGGGCGTTGGCGGTTGCCTCATCCACCGGACCGCAGTCGAGGACGCGCAGCCCCTCCAACTCATGGTCGTAGTAGCCGTCATCGTCCTCGTCGAACACCGGGGGCGCGAAGAACCGCATCCCCCGCAGCGACTCGGCCGCGGTCCGGTCGGCGATCTCCTCCACGGTGACGAGCAGGCGCCCCTGGTGGGGGCGCACCGATTTCACGGTGAGGCTGAGTTCACGGCCACCGGAGGTTCCCCGGTCGCCGCGTCCCCCCTGCCGACCGGTGAGCACACTCCCCCCGGCAAACCGGGACTCCGGATCATCGGTGGTGGCGTCCACCACAAGTTCACCACGTACCCCGTGTGGCTTGATGACCCGGCCGATCTGCAGTTCCGTCATGGAGTACAGACTAGATGACGCCCTGGGCGATCATCGCGTCCGCCACCTTCTTGAATCCGGCGATGTTCGCACCGACGACGTAATCGCCCTCGACACCGTACTCGCCGGCGGTCTTCGCGGTGTTCTGGAAGATCTTGCGCATGATGTCCTGGAGACGCTTGTCGGTGTACTCGAAGCCCCAGGAGTCACGGGACGCATTCTGCTGCATCTCCAGGGCGGAGGTGGCCACACCACCGGCGTTAGCCGCCTTGCCCGGGGCGAAGTCGATCTTCCGCTTCTGGAAGACCCGGACCGCGTCGTGGGTGCAGGGCATGTTCGCGCCCTCGGCGACGTACTTGACACCGTTGTCGGCGAGCAGCTTCGCAGATTCGCCGTCGAGCTCGTTCTGGGTGGCGCACGGCAGGGCGACATCCGCCTCCAGCTCCCAGACGTTGCCGCCCTTGTGGAAGGTGACGCCGGAGGCCTCGTTGGCGTAGTCGGAGACCCGCAGACGACGCACCTCCTTGATGTCCTTGAGCAGCTCGACATCGACGCCGTCGGGGCAGGAGACATAGCCGGAGGAATCGGAGAAACCGATGACGGTGGCGCCGAGTTCCTGGGCCTTCTGGATGGCGTAGATGGCGACGTTACCGGAACCGGAGACGATGACCTTCGCACCGTGGAGACGCTCACCGCGAGCGGCCATCATCTCCTGGGTGAAGTAGACGCAGCCGTAGCCGGTGGCCTCGGTGCGGACCAGCGAACCGCCCCACTGCAGGCCCTTACCGGTCAGCGTGCCGGACTCGTGCCGACCGGTCATCCGGCGGTACTGACCGAAGAGGTAGCCGATCTCTCGGCCACCGACGCCGATGTCACCGGCGGGGACATCGACCTTGTCGCCGATGTGGCGGTGCAGCTCAGTCATGAAGGACTGGCAGAAGCGCATGATCTCCAGCTCACTACGACCCTTGGGGTCGAAGTCGGAGCCGCCCTTGCCGCCACCGATGGGCAGACCGGTCAGGGAGTTCTTGAAGATCTGTTCGAAGCCGAGGAACTTGATGATGCCGAGGTTGACCGAAGGGTGGAACCGCAGGCCGCCCTTGTAGGGGCCCAGCACCGAGTTGAACTGGACCCGGAAGCCACGGTTGACCTGGACCTGGCCATTGTCATCGATCCACGGGACGCGGAAGATGATCTGACGCTCCGGCTCGGCGAGGCGCTCGATCAGCCCGCGATCAGCGTAGTGGGGGTCCTGCCGCAGGACGTAACGGAGGCTGTCCAGCACCTCGGACACCGCCTGGTGGAACTCCGGCTCACCGGCGTTCCGCTGCAGGATCTTCTCGTAGTACCCGTTGACCGTGGAATCGACGTCCATCGTGCTCCTTAACATGTCGGTAACAACAAACCTTCGATAGTTTACCGTGTGGGCACTTCAGGCGTAACGCCATAGCAATATCTGCAGCCATTCGTTAACCCGCCCGTAACATACGGTCCGGATCGTGGGATGACGGGGGTAACTGGTCCTGTCTGGCGGGGGCACTGCGCCAGCGATCCGTAACATTCGCCGACGCCGGAACTCCTGCGGAACGCTGACGGCTCCACTCCCCGACGCAGTCCTGACCCAGTCCTGACCCAGTCCCAACACGACAGAACCCCACCACTGCGCGGATGCGGTGGTGGGGTTCAGCAGGGGCGCCCGGAACTCGGGAGCCTGAAGAAGGCGTGACGTGCGGGAGAACTACTCCGCAGCCTCGGCGGTCTCCTCGGCAGCCTCAGCAGCCTCGGCCTCAGCAGCGGCCTTAGCCTCGGCGGCAGCCTTGGCCTCACGCTTCTTGGAGGTGATGGCCTCGGCGGTGGGGGCGTCGGCGGCCTCGGCGAGAGCGGCGTTGAAGAGGTCCAGCTTGGACGGCTTCGGCTCCGCGACCTTGAGGGTGCCCTCGGCGCCGTCGAGGCCCTTGTACTTCTGCCAGTCGCCGGTGATCTTGAGCAGGGCGAGGACCGGCTCGGTCGGCTGGGCACCGACGGACAGCCAGTGCTGGGCGCGCTCAGAGTCGATCTTGATCACGGACGGCTCGGCCTTCGGCTCGTAGGTGCCGATATTCTCGATGACCTTGCCGGAGCGGCGGGTGCGGGCGTCCGCGATGACGACGCGGTAGTGCGGGGTCCGGATCTTACCGAGACGCTGGAGCTTGATCTTGACGGCCATGACTGGCTCACTTTCTGTTGACGGTCACCGGGCAGTACAGACACCCGCTGCACTGTCCTCGGACGGTGCACCGGGCCGGTTCAACCCTTGGATTTATCCTGCGCGTGACCACCGGCCGACCATGGTCGGGAACGGTGTTACGCAGACCGCACCACACTACCCTTACTTCGACCCTTTACCGAAATCGAGGTTATTGAGGTCGATGTTCTCGAATCCCGGGGGCATCTGCTGCTGCATCTTCTGCAGGTCTGCCATCGACGGCATACCGCCGCCCATCCCTGGCATGCCCGGCATACCCGGCATACCCTGCGGCATCCTCGGCTGCGAGGGCCCCTTCTTCACAGGCTTCCGCTTACCGTTCTTCCCCTTGCGTCCCTTCGGCTTCTTCTTCGTCGCCGACCGTGTCATACCGCCCATACCCATCTGGCCGGCCATCGTGCCCATCATCTTCTTCGCGTCGAAGAACCGGTTGACGAGCTGGTTGACCTCGGACACCGCAACGCCGGAACCGTTGGCGATGCGCTTGCGTCGCGAGGCGTTGAGGATGTTCGGGTCGTTACGCTCCGCCGGGGTCATACCGCGGATGATGGCCTGGATCCGGTCGAGCTGCTTCTCATCGACATTGTCGGCCATCTGGCTCATCTGCTTGCCGCCCGGCAGCATCTTCAGGATATTGCCCAGCGGTCCCATCCGACGGATCATCATCATCTGCTCGAGGAAGTCCTCCAGGGTGAGCTCACCGGACATCATCCGCTCGGCGGCGGTCTGGGCCTTCTCCTGGTCCATGACCTGCTCGGCCTGCTCGATGAGGGTGAGCACGTCACCCATACCGAGGATCCGGTTGGCCATCCGGTCCGGGTGGAAGATGTCGAAGTCATCGAGCTTCTCACCGGTGGACGCATAGAGGATCGGCTTGCCGGTGACCTCACGGATCGACAGGGCGGCCCCACCACGGGCGTCACCGTCGAGCTTGGTGAGCACCACGCCGGTGAAGTCCACTCCGTCGCGGAAGGCCTCGGCGGTGGTGACGGCGTCCTGACCGATCATGGCGTCAATGACGAAGAGGACCTCGTCGGGATTGACCGCGTCGCGGATGTTCCGCGCCTGCGTCATGAGTTCCTCGTCGATGCCCAGGCGACCGGCGGTGTCGATGATGACTACGTCGTGCTTCGTGTGACGTGCCTCCTCGATACCGGCCGTGGCCACAGCCACAGGATCACCGTGGCTGGTGCCCATCTCGTGGTCGAGTGAATCGACGGAGGTGCCCGGATCGGGGGCAAAGGTGGGGACGCCTGCCCGTTCACCGACGATCTGGAGCTGCTGCACGGCCCCCGGACGCTGCAGGTCACAGGCCACCAGCATCGGAGTGTGCCCCTGCTTGACGAGATGGTGGGCGAGCTTGCCGGCCAGCGTGGTCTTACCGGCACCCTGCAGACCGGCAAGCATGATCACCGTCGGCGGGGTCTTCGCCAGGGTCAGGCGCCTGGTCTCACCACCGAGAATCTCCTTGAGCTCCTCGTCAACGATCTTGATGACCTGCTGTGCCGGGTTCAGCGCCTCGGAGACGATGACGCCACTGGCGCGTTCCTTGACCCGGCTGATGAAGCCACGGACCACGGGCAGCGAGACATCGGCCTCCAGCAGTGCCAGCCGGATTTCCCGGGCGGTGGCGTTGATGTCGGCTTCGGTCAGGCGGCCTTTGTCCCGCAGCCCCTTGAGGGCACCGGTGAGGCGGTCTGACAAGGACTCAAACACTGTGGAACTACTCCCTTGGCGCTACGGATTTGTGACCTCACCACAGTACCCGCTGCAGACGGGGCGTCACATTCGACGGGGAGGGATCTGTCGGGGACGCCGCGGTGCTGTCGGCTGGTCCCGACCGTTGACCGACGAGAAACCCGTCACGGAAGCAACGCTTCAGA of Corynebacterium terpenotabidum Y-11 contains these proteins:
- the rpsP gene encoding 30S ribosomal protein S16; the protein is MAVKIKLQRLGKIRTPHYRVVIADARTRRSGKVIENIGTYEPKAEPSVIKIDSERAQHWLSVGAQPTEPVLALLKITGDWQKYKGLDGAEGTLKVAEPKPSKLDLFNAALAEAADAPTAEAITSKKREAKAAAEAKAAAEAEAAEAAEETAEAAE
- the ffh gene encoding signal recognition particle protein — protein: MFESLSDRLTGALKGLRDKGRLTEADINATAREIRLALLEADVSLPVVRGFISRVKERASGVIVSEALNPAQQVIKIVDEELKEILGGETRRLTLAKTPPTVIMLAGLQGAGKTTLAGKLAHHLVKQGHTPMLVACDLQRPGAVQQLQIVGERAGVPTFAPDPGTSVDSLDHEMGTSHGDPVAVATAGIEEARHTKHDVVIIDTAGRLGIDEELMTQARNIRDAVNPDEVLFVIDAMIGQDAVTTAEAFRDGVDFTGVVLTKLDGDARGGAALSIREVTGKPILYASTGEKLDDFDIFHPDRMANRILGMGDVLTLIEQAEQVMDQEKAQTAAERMMSGELTLEDFLEQMMMIRRMGPLGNILKMLPGGKQMSQMADNVDEKQLDRIQAIIRGMTPAERNDPNILNASRRKRIANGSGVAVSEVNQLVNRFFDAKKMMGTMAGQMGMGGMTRSATKKKPKGRKGKNGKRKPVKKGPSQPRMPQGMPGMPGMPGMGGGMPSMADLQKMQQQMPPGFENIDLNNLDFGKGSK